Genomic window (Pseudomonas sp. MM211):
TCTTCACCGGGGTCTTGGCGATGATCGGGCAGGCGTCCGGCGTGGTGTCGACGATGCCGCCCCACTGACGGTTCATGCGCACGCGCGAGAGCACCGGGAACATCTCGACGATGGCCTGCAGGGTGTGTTCTATGGTCGGATAGGAACCGCGCTGGCCGTAACCGTTGTAGCCGTCAATCCCGGCGCCGATGACCAGGTCGCCCTTGTCCGACTGGCTGATGTAACCGTGTACGGCGTTGGACATGATCACCGTGTCGATGATGGGTTTGATCGGCTCGGAGACCAGCGCCTGCAGCGGGTGCGATTCCAGCGGCAGGCGGAAGCCGGCGAGCTTGGCCAGGTGACCGGAGTTACCGGCGGCGACCACGCCGACGCGCTTGGCGCCGATGAAGCCCTTGCTGGTTTCCACGCCGATTACCGCGCCGTCCTGCTTGCGGAAGCCGATGACTTCCGTCTGCTGGATCAGGTCGACGCCCAGGGCGTCGGCGGCGCGGGCGAAACCCCAGGCCACGGCGTCGTGACGGGCAACGCCACCACGGCGCTGCAGAGAGGCACCGAGCACCGGGTAACGGGTGTTCTTCGAGCAATCGAGGTAGGGAATCATCTCCGCCACCTGCTTGGCATCGACCACCTCGCCATCGATCCCATTGAGACGGTTGGCGCTGACGCGGCGCTCGATGTCACGCATGTCCTGCAGCGTATGACCGAGGTTGAACACACCACGCTGGGAGAACATGACGTTGTAGTTCAGGTCTTGCGATAGACCTTCCCACAACTTCATCGCGTGCTCGTAGAGGTGCGCGGACTCGTCCCACAGGTAGTTGGAACGCACGATGGTGGTGTTACGTGCGGTGTTGCCACCGCCCAACCAGCCCTTCTCGACCACGGCGACGTTCTTCACGCCGAACTCCTTGGCCAGGTAGTAGGCGGTAGCCAGGCCATGCCCGCCACCGCCGACGATGATCACGTCATACACCGGTTTGGGAGTCGGGTTGCGCCACATGCGTTGCCAGTTTTCGTGGTGACTGAAGGAATGCTTGAACAGGCCGAAGCCGGAATAGCGCTGCATGGGGGACTCCTGAATTCTGTTCCAACGTAGGAGCCGGCTCGCTGGCGACCGGTAAGACCGATCGCCGCCAAGCCGGCTGCCACGACAACGACGATGCGTTAGCGATACACCGGGTAATCGGCACACAGCCCGGCAGCCAGGCCGGCCACCTGAGCCTCCACATCGGCATCGCCGAGGTGCTCGAGGATGTCGCTTATCCAGCCAGCCAGTTCACGGCACTGAGCTTCCTTGAAGCCGCGGGTGGTGACCGCTGGCGTACCGATACGCAGGCCGGAAGTCACGAACGGTGACTGCGGATCGTTGGGTACGGCGTTCTTGTTCACCGTGATGCCGGCGCGACCGAGGGCTGCGTCGGCATCCTTGCCGGTGATGCCCTGCTTGATCAGCGAGAGCAGGAAGAGGTGGTTGTCGGTGCCACCGGAGACCACATCGAAACCGCGCTCGATGAACACCTCGGCCATGGCCTGGGCGTTCTTGATGACCTGCGCCTGGTAATCCTTGAAGCCAGGCTCGAGCGCTTCCTTGAAGCACACCGCCTTGCCGGCGATCACATGCATCAGCGGGCCGCCCTGGGCACCGGGGAATACCGCAGCGTTGAGTTTCTTCTCGATCTCTTCGTTGGCCTTGGCGAGGATCAGGCCGCCACGGGGCCCGCGCAGGGTCTTGTGGGTAGTGGTGGTCACCACGTCCGCGAGGGGAATCGGGTTCGGATACAGACCAGCCGCAACGAGACCGGCAACGTGGGCCATGTCGACGAACAGGTAGGCGCCGACCTTGTCGGCGATGGCGCGAAAACGCGGGAAATCCAGGGTCTTGGAGTAAGCGGAGAAGCCAGCTACGACCATCTTCGGCTTGTGCTCGAGGGCCAGGCGCTCGACCTCGTCGTAGTCGATCAGCCCGGTGTCGGTATCGATGCCGTACTGCACGGCGTTGTACAGCTTGCCGGACGAGCTGACCTTGGCCCCGTGGGTCAGGTGGCCGCCGTGGGCCAGGCTCATGCCGAGAATGGTGTCGCCGGGCTGCAACAGTGCCAGGTAAACGGCGGAGTTGGCGGAAGAACCGGAGTGCGGCTGCACGTTGGCGTAGTCGGCGCCGAACAGCTGCTTGGCGCGCTCGATGGCCAGCGCCTCGACCTTGTCCACATGCTCGCAACCGCCGTAATAGCGCTTGCCCGGATAGCCTTCGGCGTACTTGTTGGTCAGCCCGCTGCCCTGCGCCTCCATCACCCGCTTGCTGGTGTAGTTTTCCGAGGCGATCAGTTCGATGTGATGTTCCTGACGACGCTCCTCGGCATTCATCGCGCTGAGCAGTGCGTCATCGTAGCCCTGGATCTGATCTTGC
Coding sequences:
- the glyA gene encoding serine hydroxymethyltransferase; this encodes MFSKQDQIQGYDDALLSAMNAEERRQEHHIELIASENYTSKRVMEAQGSGLTNKYAEGYPGKRYYGGCEHVDKVEALAIERAKQLFGADYANVQPHSGSSANSAVYLALLQPGDTILGMSLAHGGHLTHGAKVSSSGKLYNAVQYGIDTDTGLIDYDEVERLALEHKPKMVVAGFSAYSKTLDFPRFRAIADKVGAYLFVDMAHVAGLVAAGLYPNPIPLADVVTTTTHKTLRGPRGGLILAKANEEIEKKLNAAVFPGAQGGPLMHVIAGKAVCFKEALEPGFKDYQAQVIKNAQAMAEVFIERGFDVVSGGTDNHLFLLSLIKQGITGKDADAALGRAGITVNKNAVPNDPQSPFVTSGLRIGTPAVTTRGFKEAQCRELAGWISDILEHLGDADVEAQVAGLAAGLCADYPVYR
- a CDS encoding sarcosine oxidase subunit beta family protein, whose translation is MQRYSGFGLFKHSFSHHENWQRMWRNPTPKPVYDVIIVGGGGHGLATAYYLAKEFGVKNVAVVEKGWLGGGNTARNTTIVRSNYLWDESAHLYEHAMKLWEGLSQDLNYNVMFSQRGVFNLGHTLQDMRDIERRVSANRLNGIDGEVVDAKQVAEMIPYLDCSKNTRYPVLGASLQRRGGVARHDAVAWGFARAADALGVDLIQQTEVIGFRKQDGAVIGVETSKGFIGAKRVGVVAAGNSGHLAKLAGFRLPLESHPLQALVSEPIKPIIDTVIMSNAVHGYISQSDKGDLVIGAGIDGYNGYGQRGSYPTIEHTLQAIVEMFPVLSRVRMNRQWGGIVDTTPDACPIIAKTPVKNLFFNCGWGTGGFKATPGSGNVFAASLAKGEMHPLAKAFSIERFHNGALIDEHGAAGVAH